The Listeria sp. PSOL-1 genome includes a region encoding these proteins:
- the mreBH gene encoding rod-share determining protein MreBH, whose amino-acid sequence MFKSTTIGIDLGTDNIRVYESGNGIVLNEPTVVALDTKTKEILAIGHEAKEMIGKTPASIVALRPMRDSVIADFDLTSGLLREIMRQIKKKSGRRMKKPNVVVCSSTGATSVENRAIQDAVSTIGARSVTLIEEPVAAAIGAGLPVDEPIANVIVDIGGGTTEIAIISYGGVVTSTAIRVDGNHLDEEIIQYIRKNYNVLIGEATAEQIKIELGHAPTKHLTEKTAEFRGRDLLTGLPNTITVSSAEIQTAITEPLNRILEAIRSTLEECPAELSGDIVDRGIVLCGGTSLIHGFKEWLTERIDVPVHMAKNPMEAVAIGTGKSLEHINKLNKTLSK is encoded by the coding sequence ATGTTCAAATCAACAACTATCGGAATCGACTTAGGAACAGATAATATACGTGTTTACGAAAGTGGTAACGGCATCGTTTTAAATGAGCCTACCGTTGTTGCTTTAGATACAAAGACAAAAGAAATTTTAGCCATTGGGCATGAAGCAAAAGAAATGATTGGAAAAACACCAGCTTCTATTGTAGCTCTCCGTCCAATGCGTGATAGTGTGATTGCTGATTTTGATTTAACGAGTGGCTTGTTAAGAGAAATCATGCGACAGATCAAAAAAAAATCTGGTCGCCGTATGAAAAAGCCAAATGTCGTTGTTTGTTCGTCAACGGGTGCCACTTCTGTCGAAAATAGAGCGATTCAAGATGCTGTCTCTACAATTGGTGCACGCTCTGTCACTTTAATTGAAGAGCCTGTAGCTGCCGCAATTGGGGCTGGCCTTCCTGTTGACGAGCCAATCGCGAATGTGATTGTTGATATCGGCGGTGGAACAACTGAAATTGCCATTATTTCTTACGGAGGCGTTGTTACAAGTACGGCCATTCGGGTTGATGGGAATCATTTAGATGAGGAAATCATACAATATATCCGGAAAAATTATAATGTTTTAATCGGTGAAGCCACTGCTGAACAGATTAAAATCGAACTAGGCCATGCTCCTACTAAACACCTCACCGAAAAAACAGCTGAGTTCCGCGGTAGAGATCTATTGACAGGTTTACCTAACACCATAACCGTTTCTTCCGCTGAAATTCAAACCGCTATCACAGAACCACTCAACCGGATTTTAGAAGCGATTCGCTCAACACTTGAAGAATGTCCCGCCGAGCTAAGCGGTGATATTGTTGATCGCGGAATTGTTTTATGTGGAGGTACTTCACTTATCCACGGTTTTAAGGAGTGGCTAACTGAACGTATTGATGTTCCGGTACATATGGCAAAAAATCCAATGGAAGCTGTAGCTATTGGTACAGGGAAATCATTAGAACACATTAATAAATTGAATAAAACGCTTTCAAAATAA
- a CDS encoding MFS transporter — MKFKDWDINLKVRLFGEALLDISFWTVFPFLTLYFSEAIGRSLTSGLLIISQVLSVITALFGGYFADNYGRKRMMSISIIGEGIGFLIFALGATSWLQSPFLSFFGFSVASIFMAFYQPASQAMIADVVKPEHRSYVYSIFYMMINVAVVIGPIIGSFVFHAFTVQTLVIISCADLLLLFLLQKFGHETAPLVISPELKATQSKKSLLQVLAEQLRSYQLIFKDKIFFLFVLAGIIISQSFMQLDLLFPLYIKEVIGDSKLFEVSLTGEQLFGLVVAINGFFVATFTVLMTKLMSRYREKFIFTNSSFLYAISIFLFGMFTSAWGTIFAIILFSIAELMTVGIQQNFVSKLAPENKRAMYFSAAGLRYTLGKVVAPLAITLAAFTNYFITFTIIAVLAFISGFIYDYMYRQFEKDSRFS; from the coding sequence ATGAAATTCAAAGATTGGGATATTAATTTAAAAGTCCGCCTTTTTGGTGAAGCATTGCTGGATATTTCTTTTTGGACCGTTTTTCCTTTTTTAACACTGTATTTTTCTGAAGCAATTGGACGTTCTTTGACAAGTGGATTATTAATTATTTCGCAGGTTCTGTCAGTGATTACTGCACTATTCGGTGGATATTTTGCAGATAATTACGGTCGAAAAAGGATGATGAGCATTTCTATTATTGGCGAAGGAATAGGGTTTTTAATTTTTGCATTAGGAGCTACATCATGGCTTCAGTCTCCTTTTCTTAGCTTTTTCGGCTTTTCAGTAGCTAGTATATTTATGGCATTTTACCAGCCAGCAAGCCAAGCGATGATTGCTGATGTGGTTAAACCAGAACACAGAAGCTATGTTTATTCCATTTTTTACATGATGATTAATGTTGCTGTCGTTATTGGACCGATCATTGGCTCCTTTGTTTTCCATGCTTTCACCGTGCAGACACTCGTCATTATTAGTTGTGCTGATTTATTGCTGCTTTTTTTGCTACAAAAATTTGGTCACGAAACAGCGCCACTTGTAATTTCACCTGAACTTAAAGCAACTCAATCTAAAAAGAGCCTTTTACAAGTTTTAGCCGAGCAACTAAGAAGTTATCAGTTGATTTTTAAAGATAAAATTTTTTTCCTGTTTGTTTTAGCAGGTATCATTATTTCTCAATCGTTTATGCAGCTTGATCTGCTTTTCCCTCTTTATATTAAAGAAGTGATTGGCGATTCGAAACTTTTTGAAGTCTCACTTACTGGGGAGCAATTATTTGGACTTGTTGTTGCAATAAATGGTTTTTTTGTTGCCACATTCACAGTCTTAATGACAAAATTAATGAGTCGGTATCGCGAAAAATTCATTTTTACTAATTCTTCATTTCTTTATGCCATTTCGATTTTCTTATTCGGGATGTTTACAAGTGCTTGGGGCACCATTTTTGCGATCATTCTTTTCAGTATTGCCGAATTAATGACAGTCGGTATCCAACAAAATTTTGTCTCTAAACTGGCACCAGAAAATAAACGAGCCATGTATTTTTCAGCAGCCGGCTTGCGTTATACATTGGGCAAAGTCGTTGCTCCACTTGCGATTACACTTGCTGCTTTTACAAATTATTTTATAACATTCACGATCATCGCGGTTTTGGCTTTTATAAGCGGGTTTATTTATGACTACATGTATCGCCAATTTGAAAAAGATTCACGCTTCTCTTAA
- a CDS encoding aminopeptidase encodes MTTFDKKLEKYAELIVKVGVNVQKEQKVFVLSSLDAAPLTRLITKYAFKAGAKDVIIDWRDETVSLERYKHAPLSVFEEAPKHQVAEKTELAKEGACFISIVSDDPDLFKDVDNKKIAASQKAMGEALTEYRELAMSNTMSWTVVAASSPGWADKVFPNLKPEERVRALWEAIFETTRINTNDPITAWKEHDKTLNAKAKSLNEKQFKTLHYKAPGTDLYIGLPEDHIWVGAGSYNKKGHEFMANMPTEEVFCCAERNNVNGYVSSTKPLSYAGNIIDQFKLTFENGRIIKVEADVGQAILEELIATDEGSHYLGEVALVPDPSPISQSHILFFSTLFDENASNHLAIGSAYAFNVKGGENMTRSELDEKGVNTSLTHVDFMIGSDQMDIDGVTHSGEKIPVFRNGDWAF; translated from the coding sequence ATGACAACGTTTGATAAAAAATTAGAAAAATATGCTGAATTAATTGTAAAAGTAGGCGTAAATGTTCAAAAGGAGCAAAAAGTTTTTGTGCTATCTAGCTTAGATGCGGCTCCATTAACACGACTTATTACAAAATATGCTTTTAAAGCCGGTGCAAAGGACGTTATCATTGATTGGCGTGATGAAACAGTTTCTTTGGAACGCTATAAACACGCACCATTGAGTGTATTTGAGGAAGCCCCAAAACATCAAGTCGCTGAAAAAACCGAACTTGCTAAAGAAGGCGCTTGCTTTATTTCGATCGTTTCTGATGATCCTGATTTGTTTAAAGATGTCGATAATAAAAAAATTGCAGCTAGCCAAAAAGCTATGGGAGAAGCACTAACTGAATATCGCGAGTTAGCCATGTCAAATACAATGAGCTGGACGGTTGTCGCCGCTTCTTCTCCTGGTTGGGCTGATAAAGTATTCCCTAATTTGAAACCTGAAGAGCGTGTCCGAGCTTTATGGGAAGCTATTTTTGAAACAACACGAATTAACACAAACGACCCTATCACAGCTTGGAAAGAACACGATAAAACACTTAATGCTAAGGCGAAAAGCTTAAATGAAAAACAATTTAAAACGCTTCATTATAAAGCCCCCGGTACAGACCTTTATATCGGTTTACCTGAAGACCATATTTGGGTAGGAGCAGGCAGTTATAATAAAAAAGGACATGAATTTATGGCGAATATGCCAACAGAAGAAGTTTTTTGTTGTGCTGAACGCAATAATGTCAATGGTTATGTATCCAGTACTAAGCCCCTTAGCTATGCTGGAAACATCATTGATCAATTCAAGTTAACATTTGAAAACGGGCGTATTATCAAAGTGGAAGCTGATGTCGGACAAGCTATTTTAGAAGAACTAATCGCAACAGATGAAGGTTCTCATTACCTTGGTGAAGTTGCTTTAGTGCCTGATCCTTCTCCTATTTCACAAAGTCATATTTTATTTTTCAGCACATTATTTGATGAGAATGCCTCCAATCACCTAGCAATCGGTAGCGCCTATGCTTTTAATGTAAAAGGCGGCGAAAACATGACTCGTTCTGAACTAGATGAAAAAGGGGTAAACACCAGTTTAACTCATGTTGACTTTATGATCGGTTCTGACCAAATGGATATTGATGGGGTCACCCATTCAGGAGAAAAAATTCCTGTGTTCCGTAATGGTGATTGGGCCTTTTAA
- a CDS encoding lipopolysaccharide assembly LapA domain-containing protein, with protein sequence MKKTSSEQKPKVPIKMIISAVLVVLIVIFAAINSSMVTVNFLFAKVSSPLVLIILGSTLIGALIMFGFSYFNRRK encoded by the coding sequence ATGAAAAAAACGAGTAGTGAACAAAAACCAAAAGTACCAATAAAAATGATCATTAGTGCTGTTTTAGTGGTACTTATTGTTATTTTTGCAGCCATTAATTCTAGCATGGTTACCGTGAACTTCCTATTTGCTAAAGTGAGCTCACCTCTAGTACTCATTATTTTAGGCTCTACCTTAATTGGAGCACTAATCATGTTTGGTTTTAGTTATTTTAATAGAAGAAAGTAA
- a CDS encoding flavodoxin, which translates to MAKVMIVYASMTGNTEEIANFLGDELEKFDIEVEIEECTNVSPEDLLAYDGALIGGYTYDDGALPDEFVDFYEDMADVDFNGKVCAAFGSGDTFYDEFCATVDFIENRLKEKGTTVPVAGLKIDLDLDDDDIPNAEAFAKTFAEALLS; encoded by the coding sequence ATGGCAAAAGTGATGATCGTTTATGCTAGTATGACTGGCAATACAGAAGAAATTGCAAATTTTTTAGGCGACGAGCTCGAAAAATTTGATATCGAAGTAGAAATTGAAGAATGCACAAATGTTAGCCCTGAAGACTTGTTAGCGTATGATGGTGCTTTAATTGGTGGCTATACATATGATGATGGAGCACTTCCTGATGAGTTCGTTGACTTTTACGAAGATATGGCTGACGTTGATTTTAATGGCAAAGTTTGTGCTGCTTTTGGTTCCGGAGACACATTTTACGACGAATTCTGTGCCACCGTCGACTTTATCGAAAATCGTTTGAAAGAAAAAGGCACTACCGTTCCAGTCGCTGGGCTTAAAATTGATCTTGATTTAGATGACGATGATATTCCAAATGCAGAAGCCTTCGCTAAAACATTTGCTGAAGCACTGCTTAGTTAA
- the map gene encoding type I methionyl aminopeptidase — MITLKSRREIDEMKKAGDILVATHKEISKLIKPGITSWDLEVFTDEFLRKNGATPEQKGFEGYKYAICASINDEICHGFPRKQVLNEGDLITVDMVVNYHGALADSAWTYAVGEVTSEIKHLMEVTRKSLYLGIEQAQVGKRIGDIGHAIQSYVEGEKLSVVRDFIGHGIGPTLHEKPEVPHYGQSGKGPRLKEGMVITIEPMVNIGDWHAKMDDNGWTARTVDGSISAQYEHTIAITKNGPEILTYQGENE, encoded by the coding sequence ATGATTACTCTTAAATCACGCCGCGAAATTGATGAGATGAAAAAAGCTGGCGATATTTTAGTAGCAACACATAAAGAAATTAGCAAGTTGATTAAACCTGGTATTACAAGCTGGGACCTTGAAGTGTTTACGGATGAATTTTTACGAAAAAATGGTGCAACGCCTGAGCAAAAGGGTTTTGAAGGCTATAAATATGCTATTTGTGCAAGCATCAATGACGAGATTTGCCATGGCTTTCCGCGGAAGCAAGTTTTAAATGAAGGTGATTTAATTACTGTGGATATGGTTGTAAACTATCATGGTGCGCTCGCTGACTCTGCTTGGACATATGCTGTTGGAGAAGTGACAAGCGAGATCAAACATTTAATGGAAGTGACACGAAAATCACTTTATTTAGGAATTGAACAAGCTCAAGTTGGCAAGCGAATTGGCGATATTGGTCATGCCATTCAAAGCTATGTTGAAGGTGAAAAGCTATCTGTTGTACGCGATTTTATTGGTCATGGAATCGGTCCAACACTACATGAAAAGCCAGAAGTCCCTCATTATGGGCAAAGTGGTAAGGGGCCAAGGTTGAAAGAGGGCATGGTCATTACCATTGAGCCAATGGTAAATATTGGTGACTGGCATGCAAAAATGGATGATAATGGATGGACTGCTCGGACTGTCGATGGCTCAATCTCAGCTCAATATGAACATACGATTGCGATTACTAAAAATGGTCCAGAAATTTTAACTTATCAAGGTGAAAATGAATAA
- a CDS encoding aminoglycoside N(3)-acetyltransferase — protein MGEKLAVLRTSKPFTITRLKAEFIKAGLKKGDTIIFHSAMGQAKWICGGAIAVIAALEEVITPCGNIVMAAQTGGLSDPSSWENPPVPKSWWEEIRLEMPVFDKERTPCHHMGVIAETFRSLPDVMRSNHPYLSVTAWGKDAEYITENHPLDHGLGEKSPIGKLYQMKDSKVVLFGVDNDANTSLHLAEERASTIPNRKNQAYFIENGKRVLKQFEEAHYDSERFIAIGKAYEQQKGNCTTNLAGAGAKIYPLKDLVDFGTHYLNQPSFTDIS, from the coding sequence ATGGGGGAAAAATTAGCCGTTTTGCGAACAAGCAAGCCTTTTACTATAACAAGGTTAAAAGCAGAATTCATCAAGGCTGGATTAAAAAAGGGAGATACCATTATTTTTCATTCAGCAATGGGCCAAGCAAAGTGGATTTGCGGGGGTGCGATTGCTGTTATTGCTGCTTTGGAAGAAGTGATCACACCCTGTGGAAATATTGTTATGGCTGCACAAACAGGGGGATTAAGCGATCCAAGTTCTTGGGAAAATCCACCGGTGCCAAAAAGCTGGTGGGAAGAAATTCGCTTAGAAATGCCAGTTTTTGATAAAGAACGAACCCCTTGCCATCATATGGGGGTTATTGCAGAAACATTTCGCTCTTTACCTGATGTTATGCGTAGTAATCATCCTTATTTATCCGTTACTGCTTGGGGAAAAGATGCGGAATACATCACAGAAAACCATCCACTTGACCATGGCCTCGGTGAAAAATCGCCTATTGGTAAATTGTATCAAATGAAAGATAGCAAGGTGGTTCTTTTTGGTGTTGATAATGATGCCAATACATCTTTACACTTAGCAGAAGAACGAGCAAGCACGATCCCTAATCGAAAAAATCAAGCTTATTTTATTGAAAACGGTAAGCGCGTATTAAAACAATTTGAAGAAGCGCATTACGATAGCGAACGCTTTATTGCCATTGGAAAAGCCTATGAACAACAAAAAGGCAACTGCACAACAAATTTGGCAGGTGCCGGAGCCAAAATTTATCCATTAAAGGATTTAGTTGATTTTGGCACGCATTATTTGAATCAGCCATCATTTACGGATATTTCGTAA
- a CDS encoding DUF1128 family protein translates to MNIEQPTQENANFLLKEITTKLKMVNSGVFEHLQITEIDYQALLEIYQLISRKSTFSPREMQMYAEELRNIRK, encoded by the coding sequence ATGAACATTGAACAACCTACTCAGGAAAATGCTAATTTTTTACTTAAAGAAATTACGACAAAGCTTAAGATGGTAAATAGTGGTGTGTTCGAACACTTACAAATCACTGAAATCGACTATCAAGCCTTACTTGAAATTTACCAACTCATTTCTCGAAAATCAACTTTTAGCCCTCGTGAAATGCAAATGTATGCAGAGGAATTACGAAATATCCGTAAATGA
- a CDS encoding YihY/virulence factor BrkB family protein gives MLKKLTNNRFYRFISVLINQIGKNDVSGNAAQLAYYMLFSIFPMLLIAATLLAYVSIDRDSVFNLIQEFAPKQILSFLENNLDSLLSKRNGGLLSIGIIATLWSASNGMNAVMRALNSAYGVTDRRNYFLKRLLSIAFTVAMIATIGATLLLLVFGQQIGSFVFNHLHGSKELLDFWNNVRWIITLVVIFVVFTFLYWVAPARKSHLISIFPGAIFSTIGWSLVSLGFSFYVNHFSNYSATYGSIGVIIILMLWFYLTGIILMIGGELNATLALLKVKKQAGDIN, from the coding sequence ATGTTGAAAAAATTAACCAATAATCGATTTTATCGTTTTATTTCCGTTTTAATTAATCAAATTGGTAAAAATGACGTATCTGGCAATGCAGCTCAGCTAGCGTATTATATGCTATTTTCTATTTTTCCAATGTTATTAATTGCTGCGACATTGCTTGCGTACGTTAGTATTGATCGTGACTCTGTTTTTAATCTGATTCAAGAATTTGCACCCAAACAGATTCTTTCTTTTTTAGAAAACAATTTGGATTCGTTGCTATCAAAACGAAATGGGGGATTGCTTTCTATCGGAATTATTGCTACACTTTGGTCCGCTTCAAATGGGATGAATGCTGTGATGAGAGCTTTAAATAGCGCTTATGGTGTGACGGATCGGAGAAATTATTTTTTAAAACGTTTGCTTTCCATTGCGTTTACTGTTGCAATGATTGCAACGATCGGTGCGACATTACTGCTACTTGTTTTTGGACAGCAGATTGGTTCCTTTGTGTTCAACCATTTGCACGGTTCAAAAGAGCTGTTAGATTTTTGGAATAATGTGCGTTGGATCATTACATTAGTTGTTATCTTTGTTGTTTTTACATTTTTATATTGGGTAGCACCGGCAAGAAAGAGCCATTTAATCAGCATTTTTCCTGGAGCCATTTTTTCAACGATTGGCTGGTCACTTGTTTCGTTAGGCTTTTCTTTTTATGTTAATCATTTTAGTAACTATTCAGCAACTTATGGTAGTATTGGCGTCATTATCATTTTAATGTTGTGGTTTTATTTAACAGGGATTATCTTGATGATTGGTGGCGAATTAAATGCCACGTTGGCACTTTTGAAAGTGAAAAAGCAAGCGGGGGATATCAATTAG
- a CDS encoding deoxynucleoside kinase, with protein MRGVDNNVIVLAGMIGSGKSSYTEMIAKNLNSTAFYEKIQENQILELFYQAPKRWAFALQIYFLNTRFNSIKQALAHSNNVLDRSIYEDALFTQINYEEGNISKPEMDIYLDLLENMMEELDFMPKKAPDLLIYLRGDLETVLHRIKLRGRSYEQIELNPGLYRYYKRLHSHYDDWFNSYNKSETLVIDIDKIDINKKSDREFVLQLVHEKLRTIHKK; from the coding sequence ATAAGAGGAGTTGATAATAACGTGATTGTCCTTGCAGGAATGATTGGTTCTGGTAAAAGCAGCTATACAGAAATGATTGCCAAAAATTTAAATTCTACTGCTTTTTATGAAAAAATCCAAGAAAATCAAATTTTAGAGTTGTTTTATCAGGCACCAAAAAGATGGGCTTTTGCTTTGCAGATTTATTTTTTAAACACACGGTTTAATAGTATTAAACAAGCATTAGCTCATTCCAATAATGTGCTAGATCGCAGTATTTATGAAGATGCATTATTTACGCAGATTAACTATGAAGAAGGTAATATTTCCAAGCCAGAAATGGATATTTACCTCGACTTATTGGAAAATATGATGGAAGAGCTTGATTTTATGCCTAAAAAAGCACCTGATTTATTAATTTATTTACGAGGTGATTTAGAAACGGTTTTACATCGTATTAAACTTCGCGGTCGGTCTTATGAGCAAATTGAGCTTAACCCTGGGCTATACCGTTATTATAAACGTCTGCATTCGCACTATGATGATTGGTTTAATTCCTATAACAAAAGTGAAACGCTTGTCATTGATATTGATAAAATTGATATTAACAAAAAAAGCGATCGTGAATTTGTTCTGCAATTAGTACATGAAAAACTTAGAACTATTCATAAAAAATAG
- the rlmD gene encoding 23S rRNA (uracil(1939)-C(5))-methyltransferase RlmD codes for MNEAKVKLGQELPVTIKRIGINGEGIGYFKKTIVFVKGALTGEEVVVEVIKVASNYIVAKLKKIKRKAVDRMVPPCPVYEACGGCQLQHLTYEAQLVFKKDLVKQALERYTSFDLSKMKIRDTIGMDEPFRYRNKSQFQVRKDHFNQINTGLFGAESHDLVPIEDCLVQDERTMKLNNTVRDLLKKFKVSIYNERKGTGIVRTIVTRVGVKTNEMQLVLVTNGRDFPNISELIKEVCSFHPELVSIVQNINTSKTSLIFGEETRLLYGKSHLTEKLNQLVFDLSARAFFQLNPVQTEKLYQEVRHAFSFSGNEKLVDAYCGVGTIGLALSNEVAEVRGMDVIPEAISDAKENARKNGVDHVHYEVGQAEELFPKWIKEGYEPDAVVVDPPRTGLDDELLRTLLRVRPKQLVYVSCNPATLAKDLAVLAKRFRIRYIQPVDMFPMTSHVECVVRMQRRNY; via the coding sequence TTGAATGAAGCAAAAGTAAAGCTTGGTCAAGAATTGCCAGTAACGATTAAGCGAATTGGAATTAATGGTGAGGGGATTGGCTATTTTAAAAAGACGATTGTATTTGTAAAAGGGGCATTGACAGGCGAAGAGGTAGTCGTTGAAGTCATCAAGGTAGCCTCCAATTATATTGTTGCTAAGTTAAAAAAAATCAAGCGTAAAGCAGTAGATAGAATGGTACCTCCTTGCCCGGTTTATGAGGCGTGTGGGGGTTGTCAGTTGCAGCATTTAACTTATGAAGCACAGTTAGTGTTTAAGAAAGATCTTGTGAAGCAAGCGCTTGAAAGATATACTTCATTTGATTTAAGTAAAATGAAAATAAGAGATACGATTGGAATGGACGAACCATTTCGTTATCGCAATAAAAGTCAATTTCAAGTACGAAAAGATCATTTTAATCAAATAAATACCGGACTTTTCGGCGCTGAAAGTCATGATTTAGTGCCAATTGAAGATTGCCTAGTTCAAGACGAGCGGACAATGAAGCTAAATAATACCGTGCGTGACTTGCTTAAAAAGTTTAAGGTTTCTATTTATAATGAGCGAAAAGGAACAGGTATTGTTCGAACAATCGTTACAAGAGTTGGTGTTAAAACGAACGAAATGCAGCTTGTCTTGGTAACAAATGGAAGAGATTTTCCAAACATCAGTGAATTGATTAAAGAAGTTTGTTCTTTCCATCCAGAACTAGTTTCGATTGTGCAAAATATTAATACTAGCAAAACTTCACTCATTTTTGGTGAAGAAACAAGACTACTATACGGAAAATCACATTTAACAGAAAAGCTAAATCAGCTTGTTTTTGACTTGTCTGCGCGTGCTTTCTTTCAGCTTAATCCTGTACAAACTGAAAAGCTTTATCAAGAAGTTCGTCATGCTTTCTCTTTTTCTGGGAACGAAAAATTAGTCGATGCTTATTGTGGAGTTGGGACGATTGGCCTTGCGCTTTCGAATGAAGTAGCGGAGGTTCGCGGAATGGATGTTATTCCAGAAGCTATTTCTGATGCAAAAGAAAATGCGCGTAAAAATGGCGTTGATCATGTTCATTATGAAGTGGGACAAGCCGAAGAACTTTTTCCAAAGTGGATAAAAGAGGGATACGAACCGGATGCAGTTGTTGTAGATCCTCCTCGAACGGGCCTTGATGATGAACTTTTGCGAACGCTTCTTCGTGTGCGTCCAAAACAACTGGTTTATGTATCGTGTAACCCGGCTACTTTGGCAAAAGACTTAGCTGTGCTTGCTAAACGCTTTCGAATCCGTTACATTCAGCCAGTTGATATGTTTCCAATGACCAGTCATGTAGAATGTGTCGTGAGAATGCAGAGACGGAATTATTAA
- a CDS encoding sodium:solute symporter — protein sequence MIALIILTFFFILTVITGIRARKKQQMTLENWAVGGRNFNTVFVFLLTAGEVYTTFSFLGGSGWTYSNGVSAVYVMVYIALSYVTSYFLLPLIWQYANEHKLVSQSDFFEAKYQSKALGVLVALTGVIAIIPIIVIQLKGLAIIVSLTSYGKIPDQASVIIGVLAIIIYSIVSGIRGVAWVSVLKDFMILIVIVFMGVYLPIHYFGSYNELFKQVEYLKPELLTFPKTGYTVTWFISTVLFYVLGFYMWPQVFASTFTAKSARTFRKNAIISPIYTLMLLFVIFIGFTAVIKVPNLAEGKSDLALLQLAIQSFDPWFVGIIGAAGMLTALVPGSMLLMTASTLLSKNIIYGIKSNTSDQNVTRLSKLFIPVIGIISCLLVFHGSSALAAILQVGYSLIVQLCPALFFSLSKKNFLTKEGAIAGMLSGIFVALMISNYNLTTSVIFPYLPHYLSDINVGFIPLIINLVVGILISLFVRKKVA from the coding sequence ATGATCGCACTTATTATTCTTACATTCTTTTTTATTCTAACCGTAATAACTGGTATTCGCGCTCGTAAAAAACAGCAAATGACGTTAGAAAACTGGGCAGTTGGTGGTCGTAATTTTAATACTGTCTTTGTTTTTTTATTAACTGCTGGTGAAGTTTACACAACATTTTCTTTCTTAGGTGGTAGTGGTTGGACTTATTCAAATGGGGTTTCAGCCGTTTACGTGATGGTGTATATTGCTTTAAGTTATGTAACTTCATATTTTTTATTACCACTTATTTGGCAATATGCAAATGAACATAAACTTGTCTCCCAATCTGATTTTTTCGAAGCTAAATATCAAAGTAAAGCTCTTGGTGTTTTAGTTGCGCTTACTGGTGTGATTGCCATCATTCCTATCATTGTGATCCAATTAAAAGGGCTTGCTATCATTGTTTCGCTTACTTCTTACGGGAAAATCCCTGATCAAGCTTCTGTCATCATCGGTGTGCTCGCCATTATTATTTATTCGATTGTTTCCGGAATCCGCGGGGTTGCTTGGGTTTCTGTTTTGAAAGATTTTATGATTTTAATAGTGATTGTTTTTATGGGCGTTTATTTACCCATTCATTATTTTGGAAGTTATAATGAGCTTTTTAAGCAAGTTGAATACTTAAAACCAGAATTGCTTACTTTTCCTAAAACAGGTTACACGGTGACTTGGTTTATTTCGACCGTTTTGTTTTATGTTCTTGGCTTTTATATGTGGCCGCAAGTTTTTGCTTCTACATTCACAGCAAAAAGCGCACGTACTTTCCGTAAAAATGCCATTATTAGCCCGATTTATACATTGATGCTGTTATTTGTCATTTTTATTGGATTTACGGCTGTGATCAAAGTTCCTAATTTAGCTGAAGGAAAAAGCGATTTAGCACTCTTACAACTTGCAATCCAGTCTTTTGATCCTTGGTTTGTTGGGATCATCGGTGCCGCTGGAATGCTAACGGCACTCGTCCCGGGATCGATGCTTTTAATGACAGCAAGTACTCTCCTTTCAAAAAATATCATTTATGGGATAAAAAGCAATACATCTGACCAGAATGTAACACGTCTATCTAAATTATTCATTCCGGTTATTGGAATCATTTCTTGTTTGCTCGTTTTTCATGGATCAAGTGCACTTGCTGCGATTTTGCAAGTTGGATACAGCTTAATTGTTCAGCTTTGTCCAGCGCTTTTCTTTAGTTTGAGTAAGAAAAACTTTCTCACTAAGGAAGGGGCAATAGCCGGGATGCTGTCAGGAATTTTTGTTGCACTGATGATTAGTAATTATAATTTGACGACAAGCGTGATTTTTCCCTATTTGCCACATTATTTAAGCGATATTAATGTTGGGTTTATCCCTTTAATTATAAATTTAGTCGTGGGTATTTTGATTAGTTTGTTTGTAAGGAAAAAAGTAGCTTGA
- a CDS encoding DUF3311 domain-containing protein, producing MWKLLLILPFLFILLGIPFANRIHPFLLGIPFGLFWVSFGILFSFLVIWILYHLDPKNKEEDDL from the coding sequence ATGTGGAAATTACTGCTTATTCTACCCTTTTTATTTATTCTTCTTGGGATTCCATTTGCTAATCGTATTCATCCATTTCTTCTTGGGATTCCATTTGGGCTGTTTTGGGTAAGTTTTGGCATTCTGTTTTCTTTTTTAGTGATCTGGATCCTCTATCATCTTGATCCCAAAAACAAGGAGGAGGATGATTTATGA